In Humulus lupulus chromosome 6, drHumLupu1.1, whole genome shotgun sequence, a single genomic region encodes these proteins:
- the LOC133785244 gene encoding uncharacterized protein LOC133785244: MEIRAASLASKTDIEKSVKELVKENNLRLVGILAPHQDVRKSTAGSATAMSTEDLIKLYSEPVPAAPSSKKKGSRPHQGESSKNPPTKKAQTGDPPVPVPSWETTPPPAPLDQTSPPAPVDQIPPPAFAYEMPPPAPAD, from the exons atggagatacgagcagctTCCCTGGCCAGCAAGACTGacatagaaaaaagcgtcaaagagctggtTAAAGAGAATAATCTAAGGCTAGTTGGCATTTTGGCccctcaccaagatgtgaggAAATCAACTGCGGGAAGTGCTACCG CCATGTCAACTGAAGATCTTATCAAGCTTTACAGTGAACCTGTACCTGCAGCTCCTTCGAGCAAGAAAAAAGGGAGTAGGCCACACCAAGGTGAAAGCAGCAAGAACCCTCCGACGAAAAAAGCTCAGACCGGGGATCCTCCAGTGCCAGTTCCTTCTTGGGAAACCACACCTCCCCCAGCCCCCCTCGACCAGACATCTCCCCCAGCCCCCGTTGATCAGATCCCTCCTCCAGCATTTGCATATGAGATGCCTCCTCCAGCACCTGCCGACTAG